The Sandaracinobacteroides saxicola nucleotide sequence CGGGCACTTCCGTCGGCCGGACAACGCGCTTTTGATGAAGCTGATCGTCCATCTCGACAAGGCACCCGATGCGCGTGCCTTCCGCCTGACCACGGAAGGCTACAGCATGACCAATCAGGGCGACACCTACGGTCGCACGCTCGATCCCGGCCTGCTCTGGGCCTGGGCCACCAACATGCTGGCCAGTGAAAACCCAGCCGGCTTCCCCGAAGCCGACGCGGAATAACCGCAAAATAGCTGCAAAACGGCTAAGTCATTGAATCAGGGTGTCACTTTTTTCGCGCAACCTTCCAGAATTCACCGCTGAAACATTTGACAGCCCTTTTCCCCCACAATTTCCCCGGCTAGACCCTGCGCATCATCCGCAGAAAGCCGCCCATGAAAACCCGCGCCGCCGTCGCCTTTGCCGCCAAACAGCCGCTCGAAATCGTCGAACTCGACCTCGAAGGGCCAAAGGCCGGCGAGGTCCTTGTCGAGATCATGGCCACCGGCATCTGCCACACCGACGCCTACACGCTGGACGGCCTCGACAGCGAAGGCCTCTTCCCCAGCGTGCTCGGCCACGAAGGCGCCGGCATCGTCCGGGAGGTCGGCCCCGGCGTCACCAGCGTGAAGCCCGGCGACCATGTCATCCCGCTCTACACGCCGGAATGCCGGCAGTGCAAAAGCTGCCTCTCCGGCAAGACCAACCTCTGCACCGCCATCCGCGCCACGCAGGGGAAGGGCCTGATGCCCGACGGCACCAGCCGCTTCAGCCACCGCGGCCAGACCGTCTTCCATTACATGGGCTGCTCCACCTTCAGCAATTTTACCGTCCTGCCCGAAATCGCGGTCGCCAAGGTCCGCACCGACGCGCCGTTCGACAAGGCCTGCTACATCGGCTGCGGTGTCACCACCGGCGTCGGCGCCGTCGTCAACACGGCGAAGGTCGAACCCGGCGCCAACGCCGTCGTCTTCGGTTTGGGCGGCATCGGCCTCAACGTCATCCAGGGCCTCCGGATGGTCGGCGCCGACATCATCGTCGGCGTCGACATCAACGACAGCAAGGAACCCTGGGGCCGCCAGTTCGGCATGACCCATTTCGTCAATCCCACCCGTGTGGAGGGCGACCTCGTCGCCCACCTCGTCGAGCTGACCGGCGGCGGCGCGGACTACAGCTTCGATTGCACCGGCAACACCAATGTGATGCGCCAGGCGCTCGAATGCTGCCACCGCGGCTGGGGCGAATCGATCATCATCGGCGTCGCGGAGTCGGGCAAGGAAATCGCCACCCGCCCGTTCCAGCTCGTCACCGGCCGCGTCTGGAAAGGCACCGCCTTCGGCGGCGCGAAGGGCCGCACGGACGTGCCCAAGATCGTCGACTGGTACATGAACGGCAAGATCGCCATCGACCCGATGATCACACACACCCTCCCGCTGGACCGCATCAACGAAGCCTTCGACCTGATGCACGAAGGCAAAAGCATCCGCAGCGTCGTCATCTTCTAACCCAACCCATTCCGTCACCCCGGACTTGATCCGGGGCCCATTCCGCACCCAACGGCTCGCAACGCCCCAACCCCGATCACCCCCAGCCTGTCGAAGCGCAAAACGCGCCAAGGCCCCTCCCCCGCCTGCGGGGGAGGTGTCAGGCGAAGCCTGACGGAGGGGGCCAGTACGCCCCCTTGCAGCCTCCCACCCATCCCCGTAACGCAAACTCGAAAGGAACCCCCATGTTCAGCCACGTCATGCTCGGCGCCAAGGACCTCGAAGCATCGCGCGCCTTCTACGATGGCGTCCTCGCCGTTCTCGGCGCGTCCCCCGGCTCCCGCCACCTCGACCGCTATTTCTGGCGCCACAACGGCGCCACCTTCGGCGTCTCCATCCCCATCGATGGCGAGCCCGCGACCCACGGCAACGGCAGCACGCTGGGCTTCGCCTGCGCCGACCCCGCCACGGTCGATGCCTTCCACGCCGCCGGCCTCGCCCATGGCGGCACCGCGTGCGAAAATCCGCCGGGCGTCCGCGACGGCAGCGCCGGCAAGCTCTACCTCGCCTACCTCCGCGATCCCGCCGGCAACAAGATCTGCGCGCTGCACCGCCTGTGACCGACATCGAAACGCTCAGCCAGTGGCGCTGCCACGGCGGCACCCAGGGCGTCTATCGCCACCATTCCACCAGCACCGGCACGCCGATGACCTTCGCCGTCTTCGTGCCCCCGCAGCATGAGGCCGGCTTCGTTCCCGTGCTCTGGTTCCTCTCCGGCCTCACCTGCACCCACGCCAACGTCATGGAGAAAGGCGGCTACCAGGCCCTCGCCGCCGAACTCGGCCTGATGATCGTCTGCCCCGACACCTCACCCCGTGGGGAGGGCGTCGCTGACGACCCGGCCTATGACCTGGGGCAGGGCGCCGGCTTCTACGTCGATGCCACACAGGCCCCCTGGTCCCCGCATTTCCGCATGCGCTCCTATGTGGAACGCGAACTGCCGGCGCTGATCGCGGCGAAGTTTCCGGCGGACGTCAGGCAGCAGGGCATCACCGGCCACAGCATGGGCGGCCATGGCGCGCTCACGCTGGCGCTGCGCAACCCCAAACGCTTCCGCAGCGTCAGCGCCTTCGCCCCCATCGTGGCGCCCGCCGCGGTGCCCTGGGGAGAGAAAGCCTTCACCGCCTACCTCGGGCACGACACCTCGCACTGGGCGCTGCACGACGCCTGCGCCCTGATCCACGCCGGCGCCCGCGTGCCGGACATCCTCGTCGACCAGGGCGGGGCCGACAGCTTCCTCGAAAGCCAGCTGCAACCCCACCGCCTGGCCGACGCCTGCGCCGCCGCCGGCATCCCGCTCACGCTGCGCCTCCACCCCGGCTACGACCACAGCTACTACTTCATCCAGACCTTCA carries:
- a CDS encoding S-(hydroxymethyl)glutathione dehydrogenase/class III alcohol dehydrogenase — its product is MKTRAAVAFAAKQPLEIVELDLEGPKAGEVLVEIMATGICHTDAYTLDGLDSEGLFPSVLGHEGAGIVREVGPGVTSVKPGDHVIPLYTPECRQCKSCLSGKTNLCTAIRATQGKGLMPDGTSRFSHRGQTVFHYMGCSTFSNFTVLPEIAVAKVRTDAPFDKACYIGCGVTTGVGAVVNTAKVEPGANAVVFGLGGIGLNVIQGLRMVGADIIVGVDINDSKEPWGRQFGMTHFVNPTRVEGDLVAHLVELTGGGADYSFDCTGNTNVMRQALECCHRGWGESIIIGVAESGKEIATRPFQLVTGRVWKGTAFGGAKGRTDVPKIVDWYMNGKIAIDPMITHTLPLDRINEAFDLMHEGKSIRSVVIF
- a CDS encoding VOC family protein, whose product is MFSHVMLGAKDLEASRAFYDGVLAVLGASPGSRHLDRYFWRHNGATFGVSIPIDGEPATHGNGSTLGFACADPATVDAFHAAGLAHGGTACENPPGVRDGSAGKLYLAYLRDPAGNKICALHRL
- the fghA gene encoding S-formylglutathione hydrolase → METLSQWRCHGGTQGVYRHHSTSTGTPMTFAVFVPPQHEAGFVPVLWFLSGLTCTHANVMEKGGYQALAAELGLMIVCPDTSPRGEGVADDPAYDLGQGAGFYVDATQAPWSPHFRMRSYVERELPALIAAKFPADVRQQGITGHSMGGHGALTLALRNPKRFRSVSAFAPIVAPAAVPWGEKAFTAYLGHDTSHWALHDACALIHAGARVPDILVDQGGADSFLESQLQPHRLADACAAAGIPLTLRLHPGYDHSYYFIQTFMPDHLHWHAERLMASPAG